One genomic segment of Nothobranchius furzeri strain GRZ-AD chromosome 10, NfurGRZ-RIMD1, whole genome shotgun sequence includes these proteins:
- the rbmx2 gene encoding RNA-binding motif protein, X-linked 2, with translation MNPLTKVKLINELNEREADLGISETVSWHTEYRDSAWIFIGGFPFELTEGDLICVFSQYGEIVNINLVRDKKTGKSKGFCFICYEDQRSTILAVDNFNGIKIKGRTIRVDHVKNYRPPKDNEDMDDVTKHLREEGCAPKGPTVVPSSSEEEEQCVVPAKKPKKDKKEKKKKKKKEKRKKSRAPSSSPSPPPAVFRLKEEKQDAAYDKYNHKEVPAGQRTRDTERGKGTDRNEDKWRNCEREVDRDKDRRDDYRRQEMDRDKRRREREWDEDRRKDGDNRKREPYRK, from the exons ATGAA TCCTCTAACGAAGGTGAAGCTGATTAACGAGCTGAATGAGCGCGAGGCTGACCTCGGCATCAGCGAGACCGTCTCCTGGCACACAGAGTACCGGGACAGTGCCTGGATCTTCATCG GAGGGTTCCCCTTCGAGCTGACTGAAGGAGACCTGATCTGTGTCTTCTCCCA GTACGGAGAGATCGTCAACATCAACCTGGTGAGAGACAAGAAGACGGGGAAGTCTAAAGGGTTCTGCTTCATCTGCTATGAGGACCAGAGGAGCACCATCCTGGCAGTGGACAACTTCAATGGCATAAAG ATTAAAGGTCGAACTATCCGCGTGGATCACGTTAAAAATTATCGTCCTCCCAAAGACAACGAGGACATGGACGATGTGACCAAACATCTCAGAGAAGAGGGCTGTGCTCCCAAAGGTCCTACTGTTGTCCCCTCTTCCTCTGAGGAAGAAGAGCAGTGCGTCGTACCTGCGAAGAAGCCCAAAAAAG AtaagaaagagaagaagaagaaaaaaaagaaagagaagaggaagaagagcagaGCTCCCTCTTCAtcaccttctcctcctcctgcagtCTTCAGACTGAAAGAGGAGAAGCAAGACGCCGCCTACGACAAGTACAACCACAAGGAGGTGCCTGCAGGGCAGAGGACGAGGGACACGGAGAGAGGAAAGGGGACAGACAGGAATGAAGACAAGTGGAGGAACTGTGAGAGAGAGGTGGACAGAGACAAGGACAGAAGAGACGACTATAGGAGACAAGAGATGGACAGAGACAAAAGACGAAGAGAGAGGGAGTGGGACGAAGACAGAAGAAAAGACGGAGACAACAGGAAACGGGAGCCGTATAGAAAATAG